The following is a genomic window from Acidobacteriota bacterium.
TCGGGGATGTCCTCCTTTCGCTCCCGGAGGGGCGGGACGTGGATCCGGATGACGTGGACGCGGTAGTACAGATCCTCCCGGAACCGGCCTTCGCGCACGAGCGCCTCCAAATCCTGGTGGGTCGCCGCGACGATCCTTGCCGCCACCGGGATCTCCTCCGTGCCGCCGACCCTCCGGATGGTGCGCTCCTGAAGCACGCGAAGCAACTTGACCTGCATCGCGACCGGCATGTCGCCGATCTCGTCGAGAAACAGCGTCCCGCCCGCCGCCGCCTCGAGCAGGCCGCGCCGCGCCCGCTCGGCTCCGGTGAACGCGCCTTTCTCGTGGCCGAAGAGTTCCGACTCGAGCAGCTCGGGCGGGATCGCGCCGCAGTTGATGCCGACGAACGGCTCCGCCGCCCGCGGCGAGGCGGCGTGCAGCGCCCTCGCCACCACCTCTTTCCCCGTCCCCGACTCGCCGGTGATGAGCACCGTGCTGTCGGAGGGGGCGATGCGGGCGACGAGCTCGCGCAGCTCCCGGATCGCGGGAGACGAGCCGATCAGCCTTTCGGCCACTCCGAGCCGCGCTCGGAGCCGCCTGTTCTCGTGGCTCAGGCGGCGCTCGCCCAGAGCCCGGGCGGCGTGGAGCCGCAGCTCTTCGACGTCGAACGGCTTCTCCAGGTAGTTCACCGCCCCGTGGCGCATCGCCTCGATCGCCGTCTCCTTCGACCCGTAGGCGGTGATGACGATCGCCGGCACGTCCGGGCGGATCTCGCGAGCCCGCCGGAGCAGCTCGACGCCGTCGATGCCGGGCATCGCGAGGTCGGTGATCAGAAGATCGACGGGACGCTCGCGGAGGTGCTCGAGCGCCGCGGTGGCGCCGGAGGCGGTGAGCACGTCGTGTCCGTCGGCGGCGAGGGCGGCCCGGAGAACCTCGCGGATGCCGCGCTCGTCGTCCACGACGAGGACCAGCGCCATCGTCAGGCCCTCCCCGCCGCGGCGGCGGCCGCCGTAGGCCGCCCGGCCGACGGCGCGGCCGCGGCCGCCGGAACGATCGCCCGGACCTCCGTGCCCCGTCCCGGACGGGAGAGGATCTGCACCCGCCCCCCGTGCTCCTCGATGATCCGGTACACGATCGCCGCTCCGAGGCCGCTTCCGTCGCGGAATCGACCCTGGAACGGCTGGAAGTAGCGGCGGGCCGTTTCGCGGTCCATCCCGTGACCTTCGTCGGCGAACGCCACCATCAGCTCCTCGGCGCCGTGGGGAGCGATCCTCACCGTGAGCCGGCCGCCGGCCGGCATCGCCTTGAGGGCGTTGGTCGCCAGGTTCCAGAAGACCTGCCGCATGCGGTCCGGATCGACCAGGGCGGGCCCGGCGCCGGGGCACGCCTCGACCCTGACCTCGTGCGCCGGCGTCATCACCGGACTCTTCTCCAGCAGCGCAGCGAGACCGCGCATCAGCTCGACCAGGTCGGTGGGCCGTGGCCGGAACGGCCCCGGGCTCGCGAACTCGAGGAAGTCCTTGATGATCCGGTTGAGCCGCTCCGCCTCCTCCCGGACGATCGTCCGGAGTCGGTCCCGCTCCTGGGGGGCGGCCTCGTCGAGCATCTGGACGCAACCGGTGACGGCGGCGAGCGGGTTCCTGAGCTCGTGGGCGATTCCGGCCGCCATCTCACCGAGCGCCGCCATCCGCTCGCGCGTCCGGACCTGCTCTTCGAGGGTGGCGATCTCGGTCAGGTCCTGGAACACGACCAGCCAGCCGTCCGCCCGGCCGCCCTCGCCGCGCAGCTCGGAGACGCTGAACCCGAGGAGCAGGGGGTCGCCCTCGGCGGGACGCCATTCCCGCTCGAAGCGCTGCAGCCGGCCGGAGGCGAGCGCTTCGGAGGAGGGGGGGAAGAAGCCCGGGGGCCACTGCAGCAGCGAGGCGGCCGGCCGCCCGATCAGGCGCTCCATCGGCAGGCCGAGGATCTTCCTCCCGGCGCGGTTGACGAAGGTGATCCGCCCCTCTCCGTCGGCGGTGAGCAGCCCGGTGGGAATCGACTCGACGATGTGGGCGTGGAGCGCCCGGAGTGCGGCGAGTGCACCTCCCCGCTTGCGCAGCTCGCGGTCGGCGTGGTGCAGGTGGTCGGCGAGCACGCCCCCGAGCGCGCCGAGGACCAGGAAGCCGAGCAGATGCGAGACCGCCGCATAGAGGGCCCGGCCGGGGGGAAGCTCGTCGACCGGCAGCCGCAGGGCGTCCCACCCGAGCAGAACCGCGTACAGGCACCAGGTCGCGGCGGCGATCGCGGTCCCGGCGCGGAGGCCGAGCAGCGCTCCGCTCACCATCACCGGCAGGGCGAAGAGGAACGTCAGCGGCGACAGGCTGCCGCCCGTGACCAGCACGAACCCGAGCACGAGCAGCGAATCGCCGGCCACCTGCGCGACGACGAATCCCGGCCGGTCGCCGAACCGGCGGTCGGCGAGCGCGTACGCGAGGATCGTTCCGTAAGCGGCGGCGGACAGGAGGTACAGCGGGCGCAGAGAGCCGCGCGGGGCGAACGTGAGCTCGATGACGAACACCGACAGAAGGAGCGTGCTGACCGCGACGGCCCGCGCCGCGTTGAGCCTCCGGAGATTGTGTCGCACGCCGCTCATCGGTCGCCGTCCGCCGCCCCCTGCTCCCTCCTGCGCCCGGACGGCGCGGGCGCGCGGCGCGGCGGGCGCCGCCGCCCGCCGCGCCGTCCCGGTCCGTCAGCCGATCTTGCTGACCAGGCTGAATATCGGCAGGTACATCGACACGACGATCCCGCCGATCACCGTGCCGAGAATGACGATCATCACCGGCTCGAGGAGCGACAGGAGATTCTGCGTCGCCTCGTCGACCTCGTCCTCGAAAAAGTCGGCGATCTTCGACAGCATCGCGTCCAGCGCGCCCGTCTGCTCTCCCACGCCGACCATCTGGACGACCATGTCGGGGAAGACGCCGGTCTCCCGCAGCGGATCGGCGATGGTCCGCCCCTCTTCCACCGCCGACCGCACCTTCTGGATCGCATCCTCGATGATCGCGTTACCCGCGGTGCGCGCGGTGATGTCCAGTCCGTCGAGGATCGGCACGCCGGACGAGGTCAGCGTCGCCAGCGTGCGGCAGAACCGAGCGACCGCGATCTTGCGGAGCAGACCGCCGATCACCGGGATCTTCAGCATGAAGCCGTCGATCGCCCGCCGGCCCGACTCCGTGTGGTAGTACTGCCGCAAACCGAACAGGCCGCTGCCGATCACTGCCACGACCAGCCACCACCAGGCGCGGAGGAAGTTGCTCAGCGCGATCGTCATGCGGGTCGGCAGCGGAAGCGACGCCCCCAGCCCGGTGAACAGGTCGGCGAAGACGGGGATCACGAACGTGAGGATCACCCACACGACCACGGCGGCGATGCAGATCACCGCCACCGGATAGATCATGGCGCCGCGCACCGCCGACTTGAGCTTGACGATCTTCTCGATGTAGGCCGACAGGCGCTGCAGGATCGTGTCGAGGATCCCGCCCGCCTCGCCGGCGGCCACCATGTTGCAGTAGAGATCGTCGAAGACCTTGGGGTGCTTCCGGAGCGCGTCGGCCAGCGTTGACCCGCTCTCGACGTCCTGCCGGACCTCGCTGAGGACCTGCTGGAACGTCCGGTTCGTCTGCTGGTCGGCGAGGATCTCCAGGCACTGCACCAGCGGCAGTCCGGCGTCGATCATCACGGAGAACTGCCGGGTGAAGATGGCGACGTCCTTCTGCTTGACGCCGCCGCGGAGGCGCGGAAGCGCGAACTCCTTCCCCTTCTCCGTGACTGACGAAACGACGATTCCCTGCCGGCGGAGCTGCGCGACCGCCTCGTCCCGGTTGGCCGCCTCGAGCGTGCCCTCGCGCGTCTCCCCCGTCCTCGACCTTCCCTTGTAGGCGAACGTGGCCATCTTCGGTCTCCGTCAACCTTCAGCGCCGCGCCGGCCGGGCCGGGCCGCCGCTGAGGGCGCCGACGCCGCGGTTGATCATCTCCTGGAGCTCCTCCGGGTTGCTCGAGACGCTGAGCGCGGTTTGCAGCGTGATCTGCCGGCGGAAGTAGAGCGTCGCCAGAGACTGGTTGAAGGTCTGCATCCCGTGCTTCGCCTGGCCGGCCTGCATCATGGAGTAGATCTGGTGGACCTTGTCCTCGCGGATCAGGTTCCGGATGGCGGAGTTCGGGACCAGGATCTCGAGCGCGAGCACCCGCCCGCGGCCCGACGCCTTGGGCAGCAGCGCCTGGCAGATGATCCCCTCGAGCACCAGGGAGAGCTGCGCCCGCACCTGCGGCTGCTGGTTCGGTGGAAAGACGTCGATGATGCGGTTGATCGTCTGCGCGGCGGAGTTCGTGTGAAGCGTCGCCAGCGTCAAGTGCCCCGTCTCCGCGATCTGCAGCGCGCACTCCATCGTCTCGAGGTCGCGCATCTCGCCGATCAGCACCACGTCGGGATCCTGCCGCAGCGCCGACCGGAGAGCCGCCGGGAACGACTTCGTGTCGGAGCCGAGCTCTCGCTGATTGACCACGCAGCGCTTGTGCGAGTGCAGGTACTCGATCGGATCCTCGATGGTCACGATGTGGGCCTGGCGCTCCCGGTTGATCTTGTCGATGATCGCTGCCAGGGTCGTGCTCTTCCCCGAGCCGGTCGGCCCGGTGACCAGAACCAGGCCCCGTGGCTTCTCGGCGAGCTGCGCCACGACCTCCGGAAGGCCCAGCTCCTGGAAGCTCTTGATCTCCCAGGGGATCGTTCGGAATGCCGCGGCGACCGCCCCGCGCTGGTTGAAGACGTTGGCGCGGAACCGGGCGAGCCCCTTGATGCCGAAGGAGAAGTCGAGCTCGAGATTCTCCTCGAACCGGTGCTTCTGCTCGTCGGTCATCACCGAGTAGACGAGGGCCTTGGTCGTCGCGGCGTCGAGCGGTGGCATCTGCAGCGGGACGAGCTTCCCGTCGATGCGGATCTGCGGCGGGCTGTTCGTCGTGATGTGGAGATCGGTCGAGCCCTGCTCGACCATCGTCTTCAGGAGCTGCTGCAGCGAGACCAACGTTGTTTGTGCCTCCGGCATCGCCACCCCCACAACCGTCAGAAGACGGTCTCGCGGACCACCTCGTCGATGGTCGTGATCCCCGCCTTGATCTTCTCCAGTCCCGAGCGCCGGAGCGTGATCATTCCCTCCTCGACCGCCCGGCGCTTGAGTTCGATGGCCGAGCATCCGGTGAGGATCATCTCCCGGATCTCCTCGCTGATCTCCATGACCTCGAACAAGCCGATCCGCCCCTTGTAGCCGCTGTTGTTGCAGTGGGGGCACCCTGCGCCCTTGTAAGGAGTGACGGTCTCCGCCTCCTCCGGGGTGAAGCCGATGTCGATGAGCGCCTGCTTGGGCAGCTCGTGCTCCTGCTTGCATTCCGTGCAGATCCGCCGCACGAGACGCTGCGCCCCGATCAGGTTCACCGAGGTGGCGACCAGGAACGGCTCGATGCCCATGTTCATCAGGCGGTTGATCGTCGACGGGGCGTCGTTGGTGTGCAGGGTGGACAGCACCAGGTGCCCGGTGAGCGCCGCCTTGACCGCGATCTCCGCCGTCTCGAAATCGCGGATCTCTCCGATGAGCACGACGTCCGGGTCCTGCCGGAGGAAGGCGCGCAGCGCCTCGGCGAAGGTCAGGCCGATCGACTCCTTCGTCTGGACCTGGTTGATCCCGTGCAGGTTGAACTCCACGGGATCCTCCGCCGTCATGATGTTCGTCTCGGTCGTGTTGATCTGCGAGATGGCGGAGTACAGGGTGTTCGTCTTTCCCGAACCGGTCGGTCCGGTGACCAGGACCATGCCCCACGGCTTGCGGATCGCCGCCTCGAACTTCTCCAGCGACCTCGGCTCGAACCCGAGCTTGGTGAGGTCGAGGGTCAGGTTCTCGCGGTCGAGGAGTCGCAGCACGACCTTCTCGCCGAACAGCGCGGGCACGGTCGACACGCGGAAATCCATCTCGCGGGTGCGGCCGTCGATGCGGAGCTTGATCTTGATCCGGCCGTCCTGCGGCAGCCGGCGTTCCGCGATGTCCAGCTTGGACATGATCTTGATGCGGCTGATGATCGCATCGCGAAGGCGCGCCGGCGGGTGCATGTACTCGTAGAGCACGCCGTCGATGCGGAGGCGGACGCGGAAATCCTTCTCGTAGGACTCGAGGTGGATGTCCGACGCGCCCTTGTTGATCGCGTCGATGAGAATCCTGTTGACGATCCGGACGACGGGGGCATCGGCGCTGAGCGCTTCGAGGTTGGTGGCGTCGAGTTCGTCTTCCTCGGAGAGCACCTCGAGGTCCTCGTCCTCGACGCCATCCGCGATCCCGTCGACCTCCTGTTGGAACAGCGTGAGTCGCTTTTCCTCGTACGACTTTTCGATCGCCTCTTTGACGGCGAACTCGCTGGCGAGGACCGGCTCGACCTCGCATCCCGTCCGGAACCGGATGTCGTCGAGGGCGACGACATTGGTGGGGTCGGTCATCGCCAGCGTGAGGATGTTCCCGGTCTTGTGCACGGGAAACACCTGGTACCGGCTGGCCAACGATTCGGGAATCAGGTCGAGGAGCGCCCGGTCGACGTGGGGGTAGAGGCTTCGGAGGTCGATCGCGGGGATCCCGTACTGCTCCGAGAGGATGTGGACCAGGTCCTCCTCGCTCACCGCGCCCTGGCGAACGAGGTGGTAGCCGATCTTCCCCCCTTCCTGCCTTTGGCGCTCGATGGCCTCGTTGAGCGCCTCCGGCGTGATCAGGCCTTCCGCGAGCAGCAGCTCACCGATCCGTTCAGACATGGCACCCTTCAACCGGGACCCGCATACGGGCTCCGCGTCGCCCCGCCCGGCTCCGGGCGAGCGCACCCGGGCCGGGACGGCGCCCTCTCACCTACGAGGGGTAACTTGGGTGCCGGGCGGAAGGGGGTCAAGCCGCGGCCCGCGCCTCCCGGAGCCGGGAGATGGGCCCGGAACTCAGCCGGCGGAGGCGGCCAGTTCCCTCCGCCGCCGTTCGAGGAATTCCTCCATGAACCGCGTCGACAGCCGCCCGGCCCGGAAGTCGTCGTCCCGGACGATCGCCGCGATCAGCGGCAGGTTGGTGGAAATCCCCTCGATGACGAAGAACTCGACGGCGCGGGCCATCCGGGAGACGACCTCCTCCCGCGACGGGGCCCTGGCGATCAGCTTGGCGATCATCGAGTCGTAGTACGGCAGGACCTGGTATCCGGCGTAGGCGGCCGTGTCGAGGCGGATCCCCGGCCCGCCCGGCGGGTGAAAGGTGGTGATCCGGCCTGGACAGGGGGCGAAGGTCCACGGATCCTCGGCGGTGATCCGGGCCTCGATCGACCAGCCGTGGATCGAAAGGTCCTCTTGCCGGTAGCCGAGCGGCTCCCCTGCGGCGATCCGGATCTGCTCCTTGATCAGGTCGAGACCGGTGATGTTCTCCGTCACCGGGTGCTCGACCTGGATCCTGGTGTTCATCTCCATGAAGTAGTAGGAGCCATCCTCGTCGAGCAGGAACTCGATCGTCCCGGCGTTCTGGTACCCGACCGCCCGGGCGGCCCGGACCGCCGCTTCCCCCATCTCCCGGCGAAGCCGGTCGTCGAGCGCCGGGGAGGGCGCCTCCTCGATGATCTTCTGGTGGCGCCGCTGGATCGAGCACTCCCGCTCGAACAGATGGACCACGTTCCCGTGCAGGTCGCCCAGGACCTGGAACTCGATGTGGCGGGGCCGCACCAGGTACTTCTCGATATAGATGTCCGGCACGCCGAAGGCCGCCTCCGCTTCCCGCCGCGCCGTGTCGATCGCCGCGTCGAGCTCCTCCTCCCGCTCCACGATCCGCATGCCGCGCCCGCCGCCACCGGCGGCCGCCTTGACGATGAGCGGATAGCCGACCTCCGCGGCGATCTTCCGGGCGGCCTCGGGGTCGTCGACGGTTCCCTCGCTGCCCGGCAGCACCGGGACGCCCG
Proteins encoded in this region:
- a CDS encoding sigma-54-dependent Fis family transcriptional regulator, which produces MALVLVVDDERGIREVLRAALAADGHDVLTASGATAALEHLRERPVDLLITDLAMPGIDGVELLRRAREIRPDVPAIVITAYGSKETAIEAMRHGAVNYLEKPFDVEELRLHAARALGERRLSHENRRLRARLGVAERLIGSSPAIRELRELVARIAPSDSTVLITGESGTGKEVVARALHAASPRAAEPFVGINCGAIPPELLESELFGHEKGAFTGAERARRGLLEAAAGGTLFLDEIGDMPVAMQVKLLRVLQERTIRRVGGTEEIPVAARIVAATHQDLEALVREGRFREDLYYRVHVIRIHVPPLRERKEDIPEFVRCFVQRISERSGRPIDAIDPAFLDRLTGYDWPGNVRELENVVERAVTLARGRRLTPDLLPPEIGGRPLASPPGALPERFDLEAHLEQERRRYMEAALEACGGVQTRAAERLGMSFRSFRYFAKKYALGGRDSAARTARTPEPVGEGR
- a CDS encoding PAS domain S-box protein — its product is MSGVRHNLRRLNAARAVAVSTLLLSVFVIELTFAPRGSLRPLYLLSAAAYGTILAYALADRRFGDRPGFVVAQVAGDSLLVLGFVLVTGGSLSPLTFLFALPVMVSGALLGLRAGTAIAAATWCLYAVLLGWDALRLPVDELPPGRALYAAVSHLLGFLVLGALGGVLADHLHHADRELRKRGGALAALRALHAHIVESIPTGLLTADGEGRITFVNRAGRKILGLPMERLIGRPAASLLQWPPGFFPPSSEALASGRLQRFEREWRPAEGDPLLLGFSVSELRGEGGRADGWLVVFQDLTEIATLEEQVRTRERMAALGEMAAGIAHELRNPLAAVTGCVQMLDEAAPQERDRLRTIVREEAERLNRIIKDFLEFASPGPFRPRPTDLVELMRGLAALLEKSPVMTPAHEVRVEACPGAGPALVDPDRMRQVFWNLATNALKAMPAGGRLTVRIAPHGAEELMVAFADEGHGMDRETARRYFQPFQGRFRDGSGLGAAIVYRIIEEHGGRVQILSRPGRGTEVRAIVPAAAAAPSAGRPTAAAAAAGRA
- a CDS encoding type II secretion system F family protein; its protein translation is MATFAYKGRSRTGETREGTLEAANRDEAVAQLRRQGIVVSSVTEKGKEFALPRLRGGVKQKDVAIFTRQFSVMIDAGLPLVQCLEILADQQTNRTFQQVLSEVRQDVESGSTLADALRKHPKVFDDLYCNMVAAGEAGGILDTILQRLSAYIEKIVKLKSAVRGAMIYPVAVICIAAVVVWVILTFVIPVFADLFTGLGASLPLPTRMTIALSNFLRAWWWLVVAVIGSGLFGLRQYYHTESGRRAIDGFMLKIPVIGGLLRKIAVARFCRTLATLTSSGVPILDGLDITARTAGNAIIEDAIQKVRSAVEEGRTIADPLRETGVFPDMVVQMVGVGEQTGALDAMLSKIADFFEDEVDEATQNLLSLLEPVMIVILGTVIGGIVVSMYLPIFSLVSKIG
- a CDS encoding type IV pilus twitching motility protein PilT — translated: MVSLQQLLKTMVEQGSTDLHITTNSPPQIRIDGKLVPLQMPPLDAATTKALVYSVMTDEQKHRFEENLELDFSFGIKGLARFRANVFNQRGAVAAAFRTIPWEIKSFQELGLPEVVAQLAEKPRGLVLVTGPTGSGKSTTLAAIIDKINRERQAHIVTIEDPIEYLHSHKRCVVNQRELGSDTKSFPAALRSALRQDPDVVLIGEMRDLETMECALQIAETGHLTLATLHTNSAAQTINRIIDVFPPNQQPQVRAQLSLVLEGIICQALLPKASGRGRVLALEILVPNSAIRNLIREDKVHQIYSMMQAGQAKHGMQTFNQSLATLYFRRQITLQTALSVSSNPEELQEMINRGVGALSGGPARPARR
- the pilB gene encoding type IV-A pilus assembly ATPase PilB yields the protein MSERIGELLLAEGLITPEALNEAIERQRQEGGKIGYHLVRQGAVSEEDLVHILSEQYGIPAIDLRSLYPHVDRALLDLIPESLASRYQVFPVHKTGNILTLAMTDPTNVVALDDIRFRTGCEVEPVLASEFAVKEAIEKSYEEKRLTLFQQEVDGIADGVEDEDLEVLSEEDELDATNLEALSADAPVVRIVNRILIDAINKGASDIHLESYEKDFRVRLRIDGVLYEYMHPPARLRDAIISRIKIMSKLDIAERRLPQDGRIKIKLRIDGRTREMDFRVSTVPALFGEKVVLRLLDRENLTLDLTKLGFEPRSLEKFEAAIRKPWGMVLVTGPTGSGKTNTLYSAISQINTTETNIMTAEDPVEFNLHGINQVQTKESIGLTFAEALRAFLRQDPDVVLIGEIRDFETAEIAVKAALTGHLVLSTLHTNDAPSTINRLMNMGIEPFLVATSVNLIGAQRLVRRICTECKQEHELPKQALIDIGFTPEEAETVTPYKGAGCPHCNNSGYKGRIGLFEVMEISEEIREMILTGCSAIELKRRAVEEGMITLRRSGLEKIKAGITTIDEVVRETVF
- the accC gene encoding acetyl-CoA carboxylase biotin carboxylase subunit — its product is MFERILIANRGEIALRIIWACRELGIKTVAVHSDVDRDSLHVRFADEDICIGPARSSDSYLNITAIISAAEVTGADAIHPGYGFLAENAHFAEVCAECGITFIGPRPETIRSMGDKVEARRTMIAAGVPVLPGSEGTVDDPEAARKIAAEVGYPLIVKAAAGGGGRGMRIVEREEELDAAIDTARREAEAAFGVPDIYIEKYLVRPRHIEFQVLGDLHGNVVHLFERECSIQRRHQKIIEEAPSPALDDRLRREMGEAAVRAARAVGYQNAGTIEFLLDEDGSYYFMEMNTRIQVEHPVTENITGLDLIKEQIRIAAGEPLGYRQEDLSIHGWSIEARITAEDPWTFAPCPGRITTFHPPGGPGIRLDTAAYAGYQVLPYYDSMIAKLIARAPSREEVVSRMARAVEFFVIEGISTNLPLIAAIVRDDDFRAGRLSTRFMEEFLERRRRELAASAG